In a single window of the Rhodoferax saidenbachensis genome:
- a CDS encoding MarR family winged helix-turn-helix transcriptional regulator — translation MKKPTPSSPQADAQATPFYCAKDYRPEDSIAYLVRQILDAVAQEVEKQLAHTELTNAQWIPLFKLYMGKASTVAELARECRLDAGAMTRTLDRLEAKGLCQRARSEVDRRVVNITLTEAGTEAARDIPKILSRVQNANLVGFSVEEFETLKSYLHRILNNTRAPSAPTPTDPPHDASSPATSGNNHAE, via the coding sequence ATGAAAAAGCCGACACCCTCTTCCCCCCAAGCGGATGCGCAAGCCACGCCCTTTTATTGCGCAAAGGACTACCGCCCTGAAGACAGCATTGCCTATCTGGTCCGCCAGATCCTGGATGCCGTTGCCCAGGAGGTGGAAAAGCAGTTGGCGCACACCGAGCTGACCAACGCGCAGTGGATTCCCCTTTTCAAGCTGTACATGGGCAAAGCCTCCACCGTGGCCGAACTGGCCCGCGAATGCCGCCTGGACGCGGGCGCCATGACACGCACGCTGGACCGGCTGGAAGCCAAGGGCCTGTGCCAGCGCGCCCGCTCAGAGGTCGACCGCCGCGTGGTCAACATCACGCTGACTGAGGCCGGCACCGAAGCCGCCCGCGACATTCCCAAGATATTGAGCCGTGTGCAAAACGCCAATCTGGTGGGTTTCTCGGTCGAGGAGTTTGAAACCCTCAAGAGCTATCTGCACCGCATCCTGAACAACACCCGCGCACCGAGCGCCCCAACACCAACCGACCCACCCCATGACGCCTCTTCACCTGCAACCTCTGGAAACAACCATGCGGAATGA